The uncultured Methanomethylovorans sp. genome contains a region encoding:
- a CDS encoding CHAD domain-containing protein: protein MDKEGKGLKWFSAFDIIFSLICVAVAIIYAIFENINRFSEPNQIIISLGFTGIGILGALAGLNMLFSLELESKFIMLLGFILSASGILGFILFYPDTWFYPKVAYVILAYAAGIFLLACNVLLQQLKSIYVPMNCKARIENSESDNNIFFGEGQLTAAVGSMMFSQILYPPSEFHMWNASLSNQDISQTNADLFLDQTEEINADLVGSLVEMKIEVLNETYPESDDVGPTTKTTANDRISDAFTIKDSDYEHNPAAEETQSIPPVIDTDMEVKSKEIESVSAMKKTDIRQDDYMQEAARKILRFHFGRMLKHERGTMIGKDIEELHDMRVAAMRMRSVFQVFNGHLDMELMKPHLRNLKTTRRSLGTVRDLDVFMEKIQHYIGSLPEQRKSELDGLIETLMVERDKSRGIMLLHLDSDRYNKFKLKFTKILEKKRGWEGFHVGKDSRPIPNKVRDVLPLLLYNQLATVRTYDDLLDSGEISYEMLHSLRIDLKILRYTLEFFEEVMGEDTISLIKDLKALQDNLGDIHDAVVATELLENYLKYGKWGIVENEKSEKETAMVIDIGIENYLAYRRDEIGMLLETFPKLWSKIMDPNFGIRLSDVVSSIYMN from the coding sequence ATGGACAAAGAGGGGAAGGGCTTAAAATGGTTTTCGGCTTTTGATATCATTTTCAGTTTGATCTGTGTAGCAGTTGCAATTATATATGCAATATTTGAAAACATCAACCGATTTTCTGAACCGAATCAAATCATCATATCCTTAGGATTTACGGGTATAGGAATCCTAGGTGCTCTGGCAGGCCTGAACATGCTGTTTTCCTTGGAACTGGAATCCAAATTTATTATGTTGCTTGGCTTCATACTATCTGCTTCAGGAATTCTTGGTTTTATTCTTTTTTATCCCGATACTTGGTTTTATCCGAAAGTAGCATATGTAATACTTGCTTATGCTGCAGGTATCTTTCTGCTAGCTTGCAATGTTTTGTTGCAGCAATTGAAGAGCATTTATGTTCCTATGAATTGTAAGGCACGGATAGAAAACAGTGAGAGTGATAACAATATATTCTTTGGGGAAGGCCAATTAACTGCAGCTGTGGGTAGCATGATGTTTTCTCAGATATTATATCCTCCGAGCGAATTCCATATGTGGAACGCCTCTTTATCCAATCAAGACATCTCTCAAACTAATGCAGACCTTTTCTTGGACCAAACTGAAGAGATTAATGCTGATCTTGTTGGATCGTTGGTAGAAATGAAGATAGAAGTACTGAACGAAACATACCCAGAATCAGATGATGTTGGCCCAACAACCAAAACTACTGCCAATGATAGAATTTCCGATGCTTTCACTATTAAAGATTCTGATTATGAGCATAACCCTGCAGCAGAAGAAACACAATCAATTCCACCGGTTATAGATACTGATATGGAAGTAAAAAGTAAAGAAATAGAAAGTGTTTCGGCAATGAAAAAAACTGATATAAGACAGGATGACTACATGCAGGAAGCTGCTCGCAAGATTCTTAGGTTCCATTTTGGACGGATGCTTAAACACGAAAGGGGTACAATGATAGGTAAGGATATAGAAGAATTGCATGATATGAGAGTAGCAGCCATGCGCATGCGTTCTGTATTCCAGGTATTCAATGGTCATTTAGATATGGAATTAATGAAACCACATCTAAGGAACTTAAAAACCACACGTAGATCCCTTGGCACAGTAAGAGACCTGGATGTATTCATGGAAAAGATACAGCATTATATTGGCTCTCTTCCAGAACAAAGAAAGTCAGAACTAGATGGACTTATTGAAACGCTTATGGTAGAAAGAGATAAATCAAGGGGGATAATGCTTCTTCATCTTGATAGTGACAGATACAATAAGTTCAAGCTCAAGTTTACAAAAATTCTCGAAAAGAAGAGAGGATGGGAAGGTTTCCATGTGGGAAAAGATAGTAGGCCCATTCCTAACAAAGTAAGAGATGTATTGCCTCTTTTGTTGTATAATCAACTTGCTACGGTGAGGACATATGATGATTTACTCGACTCAGGTGAAATCTCTTATGAAATGTTGCACTCTTTACGCATAGATCTAAAAATCCTAAGGTACACGCTGGAGTTCTTCGAGGAGGTTATGGGAGAAGATACCATAAGCCTAATCAAAGACCTTAAGGCATTGCAAGATAACCTTGGAGATATCCACGATGCAGTAGTAGCTACGGAATTACTAGAGAACTATCTCAAGTACGGAAAATGGGGCATTGTGGAAAATGAGAAGTCAGAAAAAGAGACTGCCATGGTGATAGATATAGGGATAGAGAATTACCTTGCTTATCGCAGAGATGAGATTGGCATGTTGCTTGAGACTTTTCCAAAATTATGGTCTAAGATAATGGACCCAAATTTCGGAATTCGCTTGTCAGATGTAGTTTCTTCAATATATATGAATTGA
- a CDS encoding disaggregatase related repeat-containing protein, with product MLSVLTVCFSITACGISSAATVYVGTSSTSGTVNYQCDGANDHVEINKALAYIDSQGGGTVYLRGPNTYWIDSTLNVGANTILTGDSTAEIKLVANAGWSTDMPMIANIGTDGDITIKGFTIDGNSANQGTSLGAGYYNMMAFDGGNNIEVSDMRLEWGCGDGLQVRKASNIKFTNNDVYKLGHDALYALGCSNVEFAYNTVFTRTNSACRYSDGNTGSTIHDNLIYASNSGDSTGPAIQIGTSSTSNCVFDDIEIYNNRIQSIKGAGIWMSANYQDNVIHAKDVYIHHNIFTNVGQYSTNTGFSNTAIVLGDFDNTIIENNVFDDGGHAAVKYFLRSGRRQQQTQFTTYVRNNIIMNSDGVSSVTGSGVGIWNTNPTYSKFVVQNNDIYNNKNGQTYGSGFTMSNNLNVDPSCVDSTSSSAGSRDYHLKSKAGHYSSGKWVADSASSTLIDAGYSKSSYSSEPSPNGGVVNIGRYGNTAQASKSGSAVSNTVDAEPVANAGSDKTATVGSSVIFDGSSSTDDKGISSYSWDFDVSNGITSEAAGKTATKTFTTAGTYIVTLTVTDTSGQKSLDTLKVVVSSMAVASTGSVTLMPTYDNRLRELSPTTVYSGSNYIDIGKSTGISRGLISFDLSSFKTTDTISKAMLSLYWYYPAGNTRTSDSIAEIYRPAAWDPNYVNWNYRASGTAWNTAGGNWYDKNGITQGSTPYATLTFPASTVPDNKYYDFDVTQLVQEYISGKYKNTGFFIKEKTESGNYIAFYSNEWSNNGQKPKLIITTSAVTNQVDNVPVANAGSDKAATIDSVVSFDGSASTDDKGIALYSWDFDASNGITSEATGQTATKTYTNAGEYTVTLIVTDTSGQRSTDTLKVSITDSATSGDNPPIANAGSDKTVSVGSTVSFSGSLSTDDVGIVSYKWDFDASNGVSTEATGMKATKKYTKAGTYTVTLIVIDSKGQKDLDTLTVSVK from the coding sequence ATGCTTTCAGTTTTGACCGTATGCTTTTCAATTACCGCATGTGGAATATCCTCTGCAGCGACCGTTTATGTCGGTACAAGCAGCACAAGCGGAACTGTAAACTACCAATGTGACGGAGCAAATGACCATGTTGAAATTAACAAAGCTCTCGCATATATAGACAGCCAGGGTGGTGGCACTGTATATTTGCGAGGTCCTAATACATACTGGATAGACAGCACTCTTAATGTCGGTGCTAATACAATACTTACGGGTGACTCTACTGCTGAAATAAAACTAGTTGCAAATGCCGGCTGGTCCACTGATATGCCTATGATAGCAAACATTGGAACTGATGGAGATATCACAATCAAAGGTTTTACTATAGATGGAAACAGTGCTAATCAGGGTACATCCCTGGGAGCTGGATATTACAATATGATGGCTTTTGACGGCGGTAATAACATCGAAGTGTCTGATATGCGTCTTGAATGGGGATGCGGTGATGGATTACAGGTAAGGAAAGCCAGTAACATTAAATTCACTAACAATGATGTGTATAAGCTAGGCCACGATGCCCTCTATGCTCTTGGATGCAGCAATGTCGAATTCGCTTACAATACTGTTTTCACACGAACAAATAGTGCATGCAGATATTCAGATGGTAATACAGGTTCTACTATCCATGACAATCTGATATATGCGTCCAATTCCGGTGATTCTACAGGGCCTGCAATTCAGATAGGAACGTCTTCTACATCCAACTGCGTGTTTGATGATATTGAAATCTACAACAATCGCATCCAGAGTATCAAAGGTGCAGGTATCTGGATGTCTGCAAACTATCAGGATAATGTAATCCATGCCAAGGATGTATACATCCACCATAATATCTTTACAAATGTTGGACAATACTCCACTAACACTGGTTTTAGTAACACTGCCATTGTTTTGGGTGATTTTGACAATACTATCATTGAGAACAACGTCTTTGATGATGGCGGACATGCTGCTGTAAAGTATTTCCTGAGGTCAGGAAGACGCCAGCAACAGACTCAATTCACAACTTATGTCAGGAACAACATAATAATGAACAGTGATGGCGTTTCATCTGTCACTGGGTCAGGTGTGGGAATATGGAATACCAATCCAACTTACTCTAAGTTTGTAGTCCAGAACAACGACATATACAACAACAAAAATGGTCAAACCTATGGTAGCGGCTTTACGATGAGCAACAACCTTAATGTTGATCCATCATGCGTTGATTCAACCAGTTCAAGCGCTGGATCTCGTGACTACCATCTTAAGAGCAAAGCAGGTCACTATTCAAGCGGAAAGTGGGTTGCAGATTCAGCATCCAGTACGTTAATAGACGCAGGATATTCTAAATCATCCTACAGCAGTGAACCTTCCCCCAATGGAGGAGTGGTCAATATCGGCAGATATGGTAACACTGCACAGGCATCCAAGAGTGGTTCAGCTGTTTCAAATACGGTAGATGCTGAACCAGTTGCCAATGCAGGCTCCGACAAGACTGCAACAGTAGGTTCATCTGTTATCTTTGATGGTAGCTCCTCCACAGACGATAAGGGCATTTCCTCTTATTCATGGGACTTTGATGTTTCAAATGGTATCACCTCTGAAGCTGCCGGCAAAACAGCCACAAAGACATTTACAACTGCAGGAACGTATATTGTGACACTTACTGTCACCGATACAAGCGGGCAGAAATCGTTAGATACTTTGAAAGTAGTTGTGAGCTCTATGGCAGTAGCTTCAACAGGTTCTGTTACTCTTATGCCGACATATGACAATAGGTTACGTGAACTGTCTCCAACTACTGTTTATTCCGGTTCTAATTATATAGATATTGGAAAAAGTACAGGCATTAGCAGAGGTTTAATTTCTTTTGACCTGAGTTCATTCAAGACAACAGATACAATATCAAAGGCAATGCTTTCACTCTATTGGTATTATCCGGCAGGTAATACCCGTACATCCGATAGTATAGCTGAAATTTACAGGCCAGCTGCATGGGATCCAAATTATGTGAACTGGAATTATCGTGCTTCTGGCACTGCTTGGAACACTGCCGGAGGAAACTGGTACGATAAGAACGGCATTACCCAGGGAAGTACACCATATGCAACTCTTACGTTCCCTGCCAGCACAGTACCTGATAACAAATACTATGACTTTGATGTGACACAGCTTGTGCAGGAATATATAAGTGGCAAATACAAGAACACTGGTTTCTTCATCAAGGAAAAGACAGAAAGCGGAAATTATATTGCATTCTATAGTAACGAATGGTCTAACAATGGCCAGAAGCCGAAATTAATTATTACAACTTCAGCTGTTACAAATCAAGTGGATAATGTACCTGTAGCTAATGCGGGTTCAGATAAGGCAGCTACTATAGATTCTGTGGTTAGCTTTGACGGCAGTGCTTCCACTGATGATAAAGGAATAGCCCTTTATTCATGGGATTTTGATGCGTCAAATGGTATAACGTCTGAAGCAACAGGACAAACAGCTACTAAAACATATACCAATGCAGGCGAATATACCGTAACTCTCATAGTTACAGACACCAGCGGACAGAGATCCACAGACACATTAAAAGTGTCTATTACCGATTCGGCAACTTCTGGAGATAATCCACCTATTGCAAATGCAGGTTCCGATAAGACGGTTTCTGTGGGATCCACAGTTAGCTTCTCCGGTAGCCTGTCTACGGATGATGTCGGTATCGTTTCATACAAATGGGATTTTGATGCGTCAAATGGTGTAAGCACTGAAGCAACGGGTATGAAAGCTACTAAGAAATATACAAAAGCAGGCACATATACCGTAACCTTGATTGTCATTGATTCAAAAGGACAGAAGGATCTAGATACTTTGACGGTGAGCGTAAAATAA
- a CDS encoding phosphate uptake regulator PhoU: MECIDIDYEQRKIQLTGGSTYIVSLPIKWIRECNLSHGDSLTLIPRSDYTLILSANMSTENKKLESTMEISSEDMPEDNFRILVSHYLAGYDLIRLVSNKGFHAQDRKFFKDVTRKRLIGIEVIEESRNEILLQSLMNYQELPLKKALQNMSRLINSMLEDAMVSLKTHDLELAEDIINRDNEVDRFYLLTVRQLKVAVEDPKVAEKIGIERPRQCLSYRLVTKIIERIGDHVERIAQQIIIMDAIVPEKDDIFAMGAFVQKVFSDSFRALDENNINYSNKVVNSARRFEGYTVINHEQEAPHCSPMQMDVIRESLMRISEYSADIAEMSINISSELNKNK; the protein is encoded by the coding sequence ATGGAGTGTATTGACATAGACTACGAACAGAGGAAGATACAGCTAACAGGCGGCTCTACCTATATTGTCTCTTTGCCTATTAAATGGATAAGAGAGTGCAATCTTAGCCACGGTGATTCTTTGACACTTATACCGCGCAGTGATTATACTCTTATCCTGTCTGCTAATATGAGCACTGAAAACAAGAAGCTGGAATCTACCATGGAGATTTCATCTGAAGACATGCCAGAGGACAATTTCAGGATACTTGTATCGCATTATCTGGCCGGTTATGACCTCATCAGGCTTGTTTCAAATAAAGGCTTCCATGCTCAGGATCGCAAGTTCTTCAAAGATGTGACCCGCAAGCGTCTGATTGGCATTGAGGTCATTGAAGAATCAAGGAACGAAATATTATTGCAAAGCCTGATGAATTACCAGGAATTGCCTTTGAAAAAGGCTCTCCAGAACATGTCAAGGTTAATTAATTCCATGCTTGAGGATGCTATGGTTTCCCTTAAGACGCATGATCTGGAACTTGCAGAGGATATTATCAATCGTGATAATGAAGTTGACAGATTTTATCTTCTTACTGTAAGGCAACTGAAAGTTGCAGTGGAAGATCCAAAAGTTGCAGAGAAGATAGGCATAGAAAGGCCCCGCCAATGCCTCAGTTACAGGCTTGTCACAAAGATCATCGAACGTATAGGGGATCATGTGGAGAGAATAGCACAACAGATCATTATTATGGATGCTATAGTTCCTGAAAAAGATGATATTTTTGCAATGGGTGCTTTTGTACAGAAGGTTTTCTCAGACTCTTTCAGGGCACTTGACGAAAATAACATTAATTACTCCAATAAAGTAGTCAATTCTGCAAGAAGGTTTGAGGGTTATACTGTAATAAACCATGAGCAGGAAGCGCCTCACTGCTCCCCTATGCAAATGGATGTCATTAGAGAAAGCCTTATGAGAATTTCTGAATATAGTGCCGATATAGCGGAAATGTCCATTAACATAAGTTCAGAACTCAATAAGAATAAGTAA
- a CDS encoding ATPase domain-containing protein, whose product MLANLGLGNIPGNTVLLVEEDMGNIKSVFVQMATQELLGDMKKIIYLSTASLNDEIKGNVSLITESSITNNFISVEYFNDLNSLLCLCQKAEARCNPDSEIIPEPVLREILNADICIIDTFSYLFMDEDICIIKSALSSFAAMSRKNNTTFLLLSDMGILPDRSEKIIRAIVDVIIQFRTEYMGNKINRYINIPKMPGSPPLNRMIPFNVTGKGITIDTRERVG is encoded by the coding sequence ATGCTTGCAAATCTTGGATTGGGCAATATACCCGGAAATACGGTACTTCTGGTAGAAGAAGACATGGGCAATATCAAGAGCGTTTTTGTGCAGATGGCAACACAGGAACTGCTTGGAGACATGAAAAAAATCATATATCTCTCTACTGCATCTTTAAATGACGAAATAAAAGGAAATGTATCTCTTATTACAGAAAGCAGCATAACAAATAATTTTATTTCAGTGGAATATTTTAATGATCTAAACTCATTGCTATGTTTATGCCAAAAAGCTGAAGCTAGGTGCAATCCAGATTCTGAGATAATACCAGAACCTGTACTTAGAGAGATCCTGAATGCTGATATATGCATTATCGACACTTTTTCTTATCTTTTCATGGATGAAGATATATGCATCATCAAAAGTGCACTGAGTTCTTTTGCTGCGATGAGCAGGAAAAATAATACAACTTTTTTGCTGCTCTCAGATATGGGAATCCTACCTGACCGTTCAGAGAAGATTATAAGAGCTATTGTAGATGTGATTATCCAGTTCAGAACAGAATACATGGGAAATAAAATAAATAGATATATAAACATCCCAAAAATGCCTGGTAGTCCCCCACTTAACAGGATGATACCTTTCAATGTTACAGGAAAAGGTATTACTATCGATACAAGAGAAAGAGTAGGGTAA
- a CDS encoding type II secretion system F family protein, producing MTSPDLKGFKALNIEKYRLITKRYAQVLTVRYNVKREYITLGIPVFLAICIVLAGVLTGHTLTTKDTSQSTEADSKKDAYQQLLEDMATEEAAKNGNVTPIEEPVAAEDVKDEAKDDLDHIMIYAVLIAIIPYSLDSYIQKKLLNRREVAFSEFLYKLSELMRGGIDPVKGVVTLSRTTDLGAIAPNVQEAASAMLLGSSFEDAMHRMARSINSKLVSKYINIVVQAAYTGGNVADLLFRTSEDMRTVIAIEKDKEANLKQYIVIFYLAQGIIVALAYILSTSLLPLIQGVGLEMLGGGNGLSEINFERGFFHMIILNALFGGLIVGMITEGEIKHGMKHSAVLIALSYVACVTLILSAGGGMYTIKLVSGDGQQALGGLPIQDPLVFNVTDFSGKQTPGVYVEMTISPSGIISGVMSGENGTVSVTPTPGETPGNYTVTATKGKSSAIATIEVVGGSGGS from the coding sequence ATGACATCTCCTGATCTTAAAGGTTTCAAGGCTCTTAATATTGAGAAATATCGGCTGATAACTAAGAGGTATGCTCAGGTACTTACTGTCAGGTACAATGTAAAACGTGAGTATATCACCTTGGGAATTCCTGTATTCTTGGCAATATGCATCGTACTTGCAGGAGTGCTGACAGGTCACACATTGACCACAAAGGATACAAGTCAATCTACAGAAGCGGATTCTAAGAAAGATGCCTATCAACAGCTCTTAGAGGACATGGCTACTGAGGAAGCTGCTAAAAATGGAAATGTGACGCCAATTGAAGAGCCGGTGGCTGCTGAGGATGTGAAGGATGAAGCAAAGGATGATCTTGACCATATAATGATATATGCAGTGCTTATAGCCATAATTCCTTATTCCCTAGATTCTTATATTCAGAAAAAATTGCTGAATAGAAGAGAAGTCGCATTCAGCGAGTTCCTTTACAAGCTTTCGGAGCTTATGCGCGGTGGTATAGATCCGGTCAAGGGTGTGGTTACCCTTTCAAGGACCACGGACCTGGGTGCCATTGCTCCCAATGTGCAGGAAGCAGCATCAGCCATGCTGCTGGGCAGTTCTTTTGAGGATGCTATGCACAGGATGGCAAGATCTATCAACAGTAAGCTAGTGTCAAAATATATCAACATCGTAGTACAGGCAGCATATACCGGAGGTAATGTGGCGGACCTGCTGTTCAGGACATCCGAAGACATGCGTACGGTAATAGCCATAGAAAAGGACAAAGAAGCAAATCTCAAACAGTATATAGTGATTTTTTACCTGGCTCAAGGCATAATTGTAGCTCTTGCATACATTCTCTCAACATCCCTACTTCCTCTCATTCAGGGCGTGGGACTGGAAATGCTTGGTGGTGGCAATGGTCTTTCCGAGATCAACTTCGAACGTGGTTTCTTCCACATGATAATTCTTAATGCTCTTTTTGGGGGTCTGATAGTAGGTATGATCACAGAGGGAGAGATAAAGCATGGTATGAAGCATTCAGCTGTACTTATAGCTTTAAGTTATGTTGCTTGTGTTACTCTGATATTATCTGCTGGCGGTGGAATGTACACTATTAAACTTGTATCAGGCGATGGACAACAGGCTCTTGGTGGTCTTCCTATACAGGACCCCCTAGTATTCAATGTTACTGATTTTTCTGGCAAGCAAACTCCTGGAGTTTATGTGGAGATGACAATCTCTCCCTCTGGTATAATCTCAGGTGTTATGTCAGGAGAAAATGGAACAGTATCAGTTACCCCTACCCCAGGAGAAACACCCGGTAATTATACAGTAACAGCAACAAAAGGTAAAAGTTCAGCTATAGCTACGATCGAAGTTGTAGGTGGTTCAGGTGGTTCATGA
- a CDS encoding type II secretion system F family protein codes for MSPKATGPGVLSKLQHNASNKYVEQYKMFCYGFGKYVDRKPQPEIAKSLYQADMVMTPGMFISLALVTAIVASFAVFVISVLLFWNSASPLVYISVLTFLTFGLTVSGFPFILYNQISGKNLHIQQELPFALGYMSILASAGSSPMDVIRTVAIEDYGDISTEFAKVMYRVDVLGEDGVSALNHLTRNTSSEVFRAICIDLANSMQAGGGLRTYLEMKTKELMEMRWRTQKEFVDSLAVYGEGYLSGVVMSVVMVVLLIVVGSALGIELGIATPRQLFNMFVYFLLPFINIFFLVLVGMKYSGSTI; via the coding sequence ATGAGTCCAAAGGCAACAGGCCCTGGTGTGCTGAGTAAGTTACAGCACAACGCTTCCAATAAGTATGTGGAACAATACAAGATGTTCTGCTATGGTTTCGGTAAGTATGTCGATCGCAAGCCTCAGCCGGAGATAGCAAAGTCTCTTTACCAGGCAGACATGGTGATGACCCCCGGCATGTTCATATCCCTTGCCCTTGTGACAGCCATTGTCGCCTCCTTTGCGGTTTTTGTGATTTCAGTGCTGCTTTTCTGGAATTCTGCCTCTCCTCTTGTGTACATAAGCGTGCTCACCTTCCTCACTTTCGGCCTTACTGTAAGTGGTTTCCCATTTATCCTCTATAACCAGATATCGGGCAAGAACCTGCATATCCAGCAAGAACTGCCCTTTGCCTTAGGTTACATGTCCATTCTTGCAAGTGCAGGTTCTTCTCCCATGGATGTAATACGTACAGTTGCCATTGAAGACTACGGCGATATCTCCACAGAGTTTGCTAAGGTCATGTACAGGGTGGATGTGCTGGGAGAGGACGGTGTCTCTGCCCTGAACCACCTGACACGTAATACCTCCTCAGAGGTGTTCAGAGCGATATGTATAGATCTTGCCAATTCCATGCAGGCGGGAGGTGGTTTACGCACATACCTGGAAATGAAGACCAAGGAACTTATGGAAATGCGCTGGAGGACCCAGAAAGAGTTCGTCGATTCTTTGGCAGTTTATGGTGAAGGCTATCTCAGTGGAGTGGTCATGAGCGTGGTAATGGTAGTGCTGCTCATAGTAGTAGGCAGCGCCTTGGGTATTGAACTTGGCATAGCGACTCCACGTCAGCTTTTCAACATGTTCGTATATTTCCTGCTTCCTTTCATTAATATATTCTTTTTGGTGTTGGTTGGAATGAAATACTCGGGGAGCACAATATGA